In a single window of the Acipenser ruthenus chromosome 42, fAciRut3.2 maternal haplotype, whole genome shotgun sequence genome:
- the LOC131709234 gene encoding interleukin-23 subunit alpha-like translates to MIYTVFSSLEVVNAHIQDCVPRIEASDRCDPAGLRSEEQPCLLKISRVLHYYSHLFGENSVFNESDFDDLARTLSQLLRQIKSHYGHASENGHGVAVEDWSCITVKDWQRQYLQRHYMERLKSFSIIVARVFTPGNPSKHDVTTLPQCATS, encoded by the exons ATGATTTACACCGTG tTTTCATCTTTGGAAGTGGTGAACGCGCATATCCAGGACTGTGTCCCTCGAATTGAAGCGAGCGACAGGTGCGACCCCGCAGGCCTCAGATCTGAAGAgcag ccGTGTTTGCTGAAGATCTCCCGGGTTCTACATTATTATAGCCACTTGTTCGGGGAGAACAGCGTCTTCAACGAAAGTGATTTCGATGACCTGGCCCGCACACTTTCACAGCTCCTGCGGCAAATCAAGTCACATTATGGACATGCTAGTGAAAAC GGGCACGGGGTCGCTGTGGAGGACTGGAGTTGCATCACGGTAAAAGACTGGCAGCGGCAGTATTTGCAGCGTCACTACATGGAGAGACTCAAGTCGTTCTCAATCATCGTGGCCCGTGTTTTTACTCCGGGGAACCCGTCCAAGCATGATGTCACAACGTTGCCCCAGTGTGCTACAAGCTAA
- the LOC117966979 gene encoding ORM1-like protein 2 yields MNVGVAHSEVNPNTRVMNSRGIWVAYLILVAVLHVVLLSIPFFSVPLVWTLTNIIHNLVMYLFLHTVKGTPFETPDQGKARLLTHWEQMDYGVQFTSSRKFLTISPIVLYILASFYTKYDPTHFLVNTGSLLSVLLPKLPQFHGVRIFGINKY; encoded by the exons ATGAATGTGGGGGTAGCGCACAGCGAGGTGAACCCCAACACGAGGGTGATGAACAGCCGGGGGATCTGGGTGGCCTACCTCATCCTGGTCGCCGTGCTGCACGTTGTGCTCCTGAGCATCCCCTTCTTCAGCGTGCCGCTGGTGTGGACCCTGACCAACATCATCCACAACCtg GTGATGTACCTGTTCCTGCACACAGTGAAGGGGACTCCCTTTGAGACGCCGGACCAGGGGAAGGCTCGTCTCCTCACTCACTGGGAGCAGATGGACTACGGGGTGCAGTTCACCTCCTCGCGCAAGTTCCTCACCATCTCACCCATCGTGCT ttacATCCTGGCCAGCTTTTACACAAAGTATGATCCCACACACTTCCTGGTGAACACAGGGTCCCTCCTGAGCGTGCTCCTGCCCAAACTACCGCAGTTCCACGGGGTCCGGATCTTCGGGATCAACAAGTACTGA